In Candidatus Vicinibacter proximus, the following are encoded in one genomic region:
- a CDS encoding Smr/MutS family protein, with product MDQKTIKASIDNKALLKPGAILKDLDFDKILRRCAEHALSEDARRSILESKIYTHRNFIQESLQRVHEMKEFCVREPLNLIEYHNILKELKSLRIQNYTLGIEDIVKIKVILQNLRLISQALGHLAWQHLEMLLKDLSKIPDLKFITDRIDKIFAGDGKVKDDASPALKIIRDQLRNKQNEIYRTFKKQVTQYRSSGFLAEGEESIRNGRLVLRVLVEHRRKIKGIIHDESDSGKTVFLEPQELVELNNDIFELESEERKEIFRILADLCNLMRPYVEDIEQSYLLLVNWDILLAKTRLAISLEAVQPVLSNSDQMNLKNARHPLLFLKLKEANKKLVPASLSLNEKNRILLISGPNAGGKSIILKTVGLLQCMLQAGFLVPVDKHSEFKIFKKIFADIGDHQSLDDALSTYSARLSYMRDFEEAADGDTLILLDEFGSGTEPQIGGAIAEALLQALNRRKVYGIFNTHYANLKAYAHQNEGLINGAMLFDEKNLTPTYQLQTGRPGSSYALEIAEKIQLPLHLIDYAKKKVGKQTVSFESLLANLDKENSKLLREIEEYKKKKSELDKLIRNYQDLQKQFEYKKLKLKLEQKQTEIQSKSSKHRELENYVKELRKEKDLELAKTKADQEKIRLQKEHEELLNINTEYQKLSGHDVNAPLKTGDAVKLVINGMIGQVEKIEKDLITVVTEHMTFKLKRKELIKLKSNIDVKLNKSVKSDLERSSAAFNPVLDLRGMHLQEAQSMLEVYIDKALLANVNQVHIVHGKGSGILRQTVSKSLRGQRYVKSIGHPAEESGGDSITVVEFK from the coding sequence GTGGACCAAAAGACGATAAAAGCATCAATTGACAATAAGGCACTGCTAAAGCCCGGTGCCATCCTGAAAGACCTGGATTTTGATAAAATCTTACGCAGATGCGCTGAGCATGCATTGTCTGAAGATGCAAGGAGATCCATCCTTGAAAGTAAAATTTATACCCACAGAAATTTCATTCAGGAATCTTTGCAGCGCGTCCATGAAATGAAAGAATTTTGTGTCCGTGAGCCCCTTAATCTCATCGAGTACCACAATATTTTAAAGGAATTAAAAAGCCTTAGAATCCAGAACTATACGCTTGGCATAGAGGACATCGTAAAGATCAAAGTCATCCTGCAAAATCTTAGACTGATCAGCCAGGCGCTGGGACATTTGGCCTGGCAACATCTGGAAATGCTCCTTAAAGACCTGAGTAAAATTCCCGATTTAAAATTTATTACAGACCGCATTGATAAAATTTTTGCAGGAGATGGCAAAGTGAAGGATGATGCCTCCCCTGCCCTTAAAATTATCCGCGATCAGTTGCGCAACAAGCAAAATGAAATCTACCGCACTTTCAAAAAACAGGTAACTCAATATCGCAGCTCTGGCTTTCTTGCAGAAGGAGAAGAAAGTATCCGCAACGGAAGGTTGGTACTCAGAGTTCTGGTCGAACACCGACGCAAAATAAAAGGAATCATTCACGACGAATCCGATTCCGGTAAAACCGTATTCCTCGAGCCACAGGAACTCGTAGAATTGAATAATGATATTTTCGAATTGGAGTCTGAAGAAAGGAAAGAGATTTTCCGCATTCTTGCAGATTTATGTAACCTCATGAGACCTTATGTGGAGGATATCGAACAAAGTTATTTGTTGTTGGTAAACTGGGATATTCTTTTGGCAAAAACCCGACTGGCCATTTCTCTGGAGGCAGTACAGCCGGTACTGTCCAACTCCGATCAAATGAATCTGAAAAATGCAAGACACCCACTCCTGTTTTTAAAACTTAAAGAAGCAAATAAAAAATTGGTTCCGGCCAGTCTAAGTCTGAATGAAAAAAATCGAATATTGTTGATTTCAGGACCCAACGCGGGTGGCAAATCCATTATCCTCAAAACAGTTGGATTGCTGCAATGCATGTTACAAGCAGGATTTCTAGTGCCTGTAGACAAACATTCCGAATTCAAAATATTTAAAAAAATATTTGCGGACATTGGAGATCATCAGAGTCTGGACGATGCATTGAGTACATATTCCGCAAGGTTGTCCTATATGCGGGATTTTGAAGAGGCCGCTGATGGTGACACTCTTATATTACTTGATGAATTTGGTAGTGGTACAGAACCACAAATAGGCGGTGCTATTGCTGAAGCACTTTTACAAGCTTTAAACAGAAGAAAAGTTTATGGAATATTCAACACCCATTACGCAAATCTGAAAGCCTATGCTCATCAAAACGAAGGTCTGATCAACGGCGCCATGCTCTTTGATGAAAAAAATCTAACTCCGACTTACCAATTACAAACGGGCAGACCCGGTTCTTCCTATGCGCTGGAAATTGCAGAAAAAATACAGCTCCCGCTTCATCTTATCGATTATGCAAAGAAAAAAGTAGGTAAACAAACGGTAAGCTTTGAAAGCCTCTTGGCAAACCTGGATAAAGAAAACAGTAAATTGCTTAGGGAGATAGAAGAATACAAAAAGAAAAAATCCGAACTGGACAAACTCATCCGCAATTACCAGGATTTACAAAAGCAATTTGAGTATAAAAAACTCAAATTAAAACTGGAGCAAAAACAGACAGAAATTCAATCCAAAAGTTCCAAGCACAGAGAACTCGAAAACTATGTCAAAGAATTAAGAAAAGAAAAAGATCTGGAGTTGGCCAAAACAAAAGCCGATCAAGAAAAAATCAGATTGCAAAAGGAACACGAAGAATTACTGAACATCAATACCGAATACCAAAAACTTTCCGGCCATGATGTTAATGCGCCATTGAAAACTGGTGATGCTGTAAAACTAGTCATCAACGGAATGATAGGACAAGTAGAGAAAATTGAAAAAGACCTGATTACCGTGGTTACAGAACACATGACCTTTAAATTAAAAAGAAAAGAATTGATCAAACTTAAATCCAATATAGATGTCAAATTAAACAAATCGGTTAAGTCAGATTTGGAACGCAGTTCGGCAGCTTTTAATCCGGTTCTAGACCTGCGCGGAATGCATCTTCAGGAAGCTCAGTCCATGCTGGAAGTCTATATCGACAAAGCATTACTTGCAAATGTAAACCAGGTACATATCGTACATGGAAAAGGCAGTGGCATTCTGCGGCAGACCGTGAGTAAATCTCTTCGGGGACAACGTTATGTCAAATCCATTGGACACCCTGCAGAAGAATCAGGAGGCGATTCCATTACTGTGGTGGAGTTTAAATAA
- the folP gene encoding dihydropteroate synthase — protein sequence MGILNLSPDSFYSTSVITEESLLEQRIRKMLDEGADILDIGAASSKPGSKPIPVEIETERIAKAVKIARQISPEVLISVDTYRASVAAKGLELGASMINDISAGRLDDAMVPLVKSSGVPYIIMHMRGTPEDMNSTQNLVYNDLAADLIRFFAERIHFLNQEGIHQLIIDPGFGFSKNVQLNFELLRQLELFRILDAPILVGLSRKSMIFKTLQTEPGKALNGSIAAHTIALMNGADILRVHDVAEAKETVAIFKAYKNLTQ from the coding sequence ATGGGCATCCTAAACCTAAGTCCTGATTCCTTTTACAGCACTTCTGTCATTACCGAGGAATCGCTTTTAGAACAACGCATACGCAAGATGCTGGATGAGGGTGCGGACATTCTGGATATTGGTGCTGCCTCTTCCAAACCGGGCAGCAAACCTATACCGGTCGAAATAGAAACCGAGCGTATTGCCAAAGCTGTAAAAATCGCCCGCCAAATCTCTCCGGAGGTGCTGATTTCTGTAGATACCTACAGGGCTTCTGTAGCAGCCAAAGGATTGGAACTGGGCGCTTCCATGATCAATGATATTTCTGCGGGCCGACTGGATGATGCCATGGTTCCATTGGTAAAAAGTTCCGGGGTACCGTACATCATCATGCACATGAGAGGAACACCCGAAGACATGAACAGCACACAAAATCTGGTATACAATGACCTTGCAGCGGATCTCATTAGATTTTTTGCGGAGCGTATCCATTTCCTCAACCAGGAAGGCATACATCAACTGATCATTGACCCTGGATTTGGGTTCAGTAAAAATGTCCAGCTCAATTTTGAATTGCTCAGACAATTAGAATTGTTTAGAATCCTTGATGCGCCCATACTCGTCGGGCTTTCTAGAAAATCCATGATTTTTAAAACGCTACAAACAGAACCAGGTAAGGCCTTGAATGGCTCCATTGCTGCGCATACGATTGCATTGATGAATGGCGCAGACATACTTCGTGTACACGATGTGGCAGAAGCCAAAGAGACTGTTGCCATTTTTAAAGCCTATAAAAATCTTACTCAATAA
- a CDS encoding translocation/assembly module TamB domain-containing protein, whose protein sequence is MQKKKQHWARKAFRRFWKFLLVLLSTAGLFLLLFFIGFVLLASSAFTDWSKNSIIGFLKNKVENRIEYGSFELNVFKGGKITDLLVYDHHGDTLIYSKLINFQLSRSLGSLLKNEISLKEIELDDGLLKIIGYAGEEDNSFTHFIRQFSKSKSSTKKKFKLELSDIKLKNFRHFRDRRETGVREYYSVHEGIVKVEQMNFPANYILLNTVKLTGPSVFISHDPNVIPPETELNPDSVYSCNNPFIIYIKKADLNQGSFAFDRTGNDVFEEQNKDHVDFKHFSVDEIEGGLSDFFYSDYESNGVLHELKARLNKKLRIQSFKADKIDVKNNKTSLENFSLETDRSYLGDSLYLSYGSYRDFKNFNNKVFIQLASKSNSINLDEIKYFSPTMATNAFFVRNKELNLGFSGDIAGKVNSLKLFNFKANIHQDFIFEGDISTRNLTKKGSELLNIKSKKLTTSMAFLRSILPQIKPSAVYDKLGEFSFVGGFDGYFEDFVAAGKLNTGLGQVRSDVRLNLRPGKDLATFAGSIDLIDFEIGELLKVKDLGKTNLKAYIRNGEGLSANKINADLEANVSSLSFKNYNYSNIGFNGKLSKDYLDGSVKIKDKNLDLNFEGRISDINTNPNFVFKATIAKADLKELNLSKSSLIISADLISNFRNTDLQKLDGDVRVEKTFLYNYEKNRVLGLGEIYFTQKRTAGLLNTTLQSDFLNAGMVGDYRLNSIYDQLITYFYKQYPDLFNEIEIKHQKDESVSFFEAKLEAKSLNRIFNFFDINTRIEEFKGDIQYNSSLQLLNFDYAIQSIVSGDFTMNSSAGFLKCTKNQFESDIHFPDISWRKRFDIKEVKFNTYFKDNKLKFFFSGKDSSGTIPYYDIGINLSSSVGQKKFSFEQAQLLFRGQKWQIHSEAELVLNKKNILLSHMIFSDSSRRMSFEDINNKGLKVMIQGFNISFINDFLINKSVNISGFFDAFATIDDINNLNDLNGKISVGNFRMNNNSYGRLVVDFNLPDPYKPMNVVVSNQYKETSIDGKGTFNLPLKSGYSLPKYDFHLDFDATAFPVSFLENFMTSIGDTKGTLDGKFTLEMLNKVIYGSGSLLALNGTTLVKYLNTRYFFDQQKVVFDKNKILFDEVIIRDELGNPLNVNGNIRHENFARYFMDITVNSDKALVLDTKKGNNLYYYGYGLFDFLATFKGPTSSMDMDISGKSVKGTKLVIPVRSDQEATDTKFVRFKTKDTTAILIKPAQTTIKGMNVRMNLEINEEAEVSIIFDEQTGDILTGTGRGNLQIASLRDNSFSIKGSYEVDRGEYLFTLFNFVNKPFKIKKGGTIVWTGDPFGATIKIEASYEGLTASPSNLLQEFIVNNEDLKQAAKARTPVDLTMILTGSLLKPDINFTLSFPELTGSLKTISDNKIRFLEQNPDQLNQQVAALIAFRTFIGTNSNLGLVSGIGNTTINTMSEFLSSQLSIFVTNLLSEAFEDVDFISGVDFNINYDVDKNQLGQTRLNEGAVVFSLKHRLWNDQWAVTLGGNYVSNSTIYGNTYFNPESVIEWNTPVPGLKMRIYYKGVDSIEGVRHRVGAGVTFRKEFDTLFEFKKGIKEQKKGGPKDDKSIN, encoded by the coding sequence ATGCAGAAAAAAAAACAACATTGGGCAAGAAAGGCTTTCAGGAGATTCTGGAAGTTTCTCCTGGTATTGTTGAGTACGGCAGGATTGTTTTTGCTGCTTTTCTTTATAGGGTTTGTGTTGTTGGCCAGTTCGGCATTTACAGATTGGTCTAAAAACAGCATCATTGGTTTTTTAAAGAATAAAGTTGAAAACCGAATAGAATACGGGTCCTTTGAACTGAATGTTTTCAAAGGAGGAAAAATCACTGATCTTTTGGTTTACGATCACCACGGAGATACTTTGATCTACAGCAAGCTGATCAATTTTCAATTGAGCAGAAGTTTAGGATCTCTGTTGAAAAATGAAATCTCCTTAAAGGAAATTGAATTGGATGACGGACTTTTAAAAATTATAGGTTATGCCGGAGAAGAGGACAATAGCTTCACACATTTTATCCGTCAATTTTCAAAATCTAAGAGTTCGACGAAAAAGAAATTCAAACTTGAATTATCGGATATTAAACTGAAAAACTTCAGACACTTCCGGGATCGCCGGGAGACCGGAGTCAGAGAATATTATTCTGTACATGAAGGAATCGTCAAAGTGGAACAAATGAATTTTCCGGCAAATTACATTCTGTTGAATACCGTTAAACTGACCGGACCATCTGTTTTTATCTCACATGATCCCAATGTAATACCTCCTGAAACCGAATTGAATCCGGATTCGGTTTACAGCTGTAACAATCCCTTTATTATTTACATCAAAAAAGCAGACCTTAATCAAGGTTCTTTTGCATTTGACCGTACCGGCAATGATGTTTTTGAAGAACAGAATAAAGATCATGTGGATTTCAAACATTTCAGTGTGGATGAAATCGAAGGCGGGTTAAGTGATTTTTTCTACAGCGACTATGAATCAAATGGAGTCTTGCATGAACTCAAAGCAAGGCTGAACAAAAAATTAAGAATTCAATCTTTCAAAGCAGATAAAATTGATGTAAAAAACAACAAGACGAGTCTGGAGAATTTCTCCCTGGAGACAGACCGATCCTACCTTGGTGATAGTCTTTACTTAAGTTATGGCAGTTATAGAGATTTTAAAAATTTCAACAATAAAGTCTTTATTCAACTTGCCTCCAAATCCAATTCCATTAATCTGGATGAAATTAAATATTTCAGTCCGACTATGGCCACGAATGCATTCTTCGTGCGCAATAAAGAACTTAACCTTGGATTCTCCGGAGACATTGCAGGTAAGGTCAACAGCTTAAAGTTGTTTAATTTCAAGGCAAACATCCATCAAGACTTTATATTCGAAGGGGACATCAGCACCAGAAATCTTACTAAAAAAGGAAGTGAACTTTTAAATATTAAATCCAAAAAGTTAACCACCTCCATGGCCTTCCTGAGAAGCATCCTTCCACAAATCAAACCAAGCGCAGTGTATGATAAACTTGGGGAGTTTTCATTTGTTGGCGGATTTGACGGATACTTTGAAGACTTTGTTGCTGCAGGTAAACTCAATACCGGTTTAGGGCAGGTAAGAAGTGACGTGAGGCTGAACCTTCGACCAGGAAAGGACCTGGCCACATTTGCCGGAAGTATAGATCTCATAGATTTCGAAATAGGCGAACTCCTTAAAGTAAAAGATCTAGGCAAAACAAATCTCAAAGCTTACATCCGCAATGGCGAAGGATTAAGTGCAAATAAAATTAATGCCGATCTTGAAGCCAACGTATCCTCTCTGAGTTTTAAAAATTATAATTACTCCAACATAGGGTTCAATGGAAAGCTGAGTAAAGATTATTTAGATGGGTCTGTAAAAATCAAAGACAAAAATCTGGACTTAAATTTTGAAGGACGTATTTCAGACATCAATACGAATCCAAATTTTGTTTTTAAAGCTACCATCGCAAAAGCGGATCTCAAAGAACTTAATTTATCCAAAAGCAGCTTAATTATATCGGCAGACCTCATTTCTAATTTCAGAAACACCGACCTTCAAAAACTGGATGGTGATGTACGTGTGGAAAAAACTTTTCTCTATAATTATGAAAAAAACAGAGTCCTTGGATTAGGTGAAATTTATTTTACACAAAAACGAACAGCAGGACTTTTGAATACTACGCTTCAATCTGACTTTCTGAATGCCGGGATGGTGGGCGACTACAGACTGAACAGCATCTACGATCAATTGATTACTTATTTCTATAAGCAGTACCCGGATCTTTTTAATGAAATTGAAATTAAACACCAGAAGGATGAATCTGTTTCATTTTTTGAAGCAAAATTAGAGGCCAAATCTTTGAATAGAATTTTTAATTTCTTCGACATCAATACCCGGATAGAAGAATTCAAAGGAGACATTCAGTACAATTCTTCACTCCAACTTCTGAACTTTGATTATGCCATACAATCTATTGTTTCAGGCGATTTTACGATGAACTCCTCTGCCGGCTTCCTTAAGTGTACCAAAAATCAATTTGAATCTGATATTCACTTTCCTGACATCTCCTGGCGGAAAAGATTCGACATCAAAGAAGTTAAATTCAATACGTATTTTAAAGACAACAAACTTAAATTTTTCTTCAGCGGAAAAGACAGTTCAGGGACCATTCCTTATTATGACATTGGAATAAATCTAAGCAGTAGTGTTGGACAGAAAAAATTTAGCTTCGAGCAAGCGCAATTGTTGTTCAGAGGACAAAAATGGCAAATCCATTCGGAAGCAGAATTGGTTTTGAACAAAAAAAATATCCTGCTCAGCCATATGATTTTCTCTGACTCAAGTCGAAGAATGAGTTTTGAAGACATCAACAATAAAGGACTTAAAGTAATGATACAGGGATTCAACATATCCTTTATCAATGATTTTTTGATCAACAAATCTGTAAACATAAGCGGATTTTTTGATGCTTTTGCCACGATAGACGATATCAATAATCTCAATGACCTGAATGGAAAAATATCTGTTGGGAATTTTAGAATGAACAACAACTCCTATGGAAGACTCGTGGTGGATTTTAATCTTCCCGATCCATACAAACCAATGAATGTTGTGGTTTCAAACCAATACAAGGAAACCAGTATAGATGGAAAAGGCACTTTTAACCTGCCGTTGAAATCAGGCTACAGTCTACCGAAATATGATTTTCATCTGGATTTCGATGCAACAGCATTTCCTGTTTCATTTCTCGAAAATTTCATGACCAGCATTGGCGATACAAAGGGCACATTGGATGGAAAGTTTACTTTGGAAATGTTGAATAAGGTAATCTATGGCTCAGGAAGTTTGCTGGCTCTGAATGGAACGACCCTGGTCAAGTATCTCAACACCAGATACTTTTTTGACCAACAAAAAGTTGTTTTTGATAAAAACAAAATCCTCTTTGATGAAGTCATCATCAGAGATGAGTTGGGAAATCCTCTTAATGTAAATGGCAACATTCGGCACGAGAATTTTGCACGTTATTTTATGGACATCACCGTGAATTCCGACAAAGCATTGGTACTCGACACCAAGAAAGGCAATAATTTGTATTACTATGGGTATGGTCTTTTCGATTTCCTGGCCACTTTCAAAGGTCCTACTTCCAGTATGGATATGGATATTTCAGGAAAGTCTGTAAAGGGCACAAAACTGGTTATTCCCGTCCGATCAGATCAGGAGGCAACAGATACCAAGTTCGTTCGTTTCAAAACAAAGGACACGACAGCAATCCTCATTAAACCAGCCCAGACTACCATAAAAGGTATGAATGTCCGGATGAATCTGGAGATCAATGAAGAAGCCGAAGTATCCATAATTTTTGATGAACAGACCGGTGACATCCTTACGGGCACAGGAAGAGGTAATTTACAAATAGCCTCTCTCAGAGACAATTCTTTCAGCATTAAAGGCAGCTATGAAGTGGACCGCGGAGAGTATCTTTTCACACTCTTTAATTTTGTAAACAAACCCTTCAAAATAAAAAAAGGAGGGACCATTGTATGGACAGGAGATCCGTTTGGCGCTACTATTAAAATAGAAGCTTCCTATGAGGGGCTTACGGCAAGTCCCAGCAATTTGCTACAAGAATTTATCGTCAACAACGAAGATCTCAAGCAAGCCGCAAAGGCACGTACTCCGGTCGATCTCACGATGATTTTGACTGGCTCACTTCTCAAGCCGGACATCAATTTCACTTTATCCTTTCCTGAACTCACCGGCTCTCTGAAAACCATCAGCGACAATAAAATCAGATTTCTCGAACAAAATCCGGATCAGTTAAACCAGCAAGTGGCTGCATTGATTGCTTTCCGAACTTTCATAGGAACCAATTCAAACCTTGGTCTGGTATCCGGTATTGGGAACACTACCATCAATACCATGAGTGAATTCCTTTCCAGCCAGCTTTCTATTTTTGTAACCAACCTTCTGTCCGAAGCATTTGAAGATGTGGATTTTATTTCAGGTGTGGACTTTAACATCAATTACGATGTGGATAAAAACCAATTGGGGCAGACCAGGCTTAACGAAGGCGCGGTGGTATTCAGTCTGAAACACAGGCTGTGGAACGACCAGTGGGCGGTGACCCTTGGAGGAAATTATGTATCCAACTCAACAATTTACGGAAATACTTATTTTAATCCGGAGAGTGTCATTGAATGGAATACACCCGTGCCTGGACTCAAAATGAGAATTTACTACAAAGGAGTAGATTCCATAGAAGGCGTAAGACATCGTGTCGGAGCAGGGGTGACGTTCAGAAAGGAATTTGACACTTTGTTTGAATTTAAGAAAGGGATAAAAGAACAGAAAAAAGGTGGACCAAAAGACGATAAAAGCATCAATTGA